From a single Rhodococcus qingshengii JCM 15477 genomic region:
- a CDS encoding alpha/beta fold hydrolase: MDFNRAYDAVLTKWPQKPLGVDLAGRFGSTHVNVCGPADSRPLILLPGGGATSTVWFDNVGALSKSRRVFAVDTLGDAGLSIPNGDRMKSVDDLIEWMDSIVDCTGADTVDVIGHSYGAMIALAFALHRPDRLGKLVLLDPNSSFSGMKAGYLLRALPLLLSPSRARRRRLLEWETGELSIDSDWLSLVEVGTSDLPRPDLVVPRRPSKEALSALDVELLVVLAQDGRVHDAEIVSKSVRERVPAARVEVLKDSSHHSIPMVPADEINRVLVDFLEG, encoded by the coding sequence ATGGACTTCAATCGCGCATACGACGCTGTACTGACCAAATGGCCGCAGAAACCGCTGGGTGTGGATCTCGCGGGGCGGTTCGGTAGCACTCACGTGAACGTCTGTGGACCTGCAGACTCGCGGCCGTTGATCCTTCTGCCTGGGGGAGGTGCCACTTCGACGGTGTGGTTCGACAATGTTGGGGCGCTGTCGAAATCCCGGCGTGTTTTTGCCGTCGACACGCTGGGTGATGCCGGACTCAGCATTCCGAATGGTGATCGGATGAAGTCCGTCGACGATCTGATCGAGTGGATGGACTCGATAGTCGATTGCACCGGGGCCGACACCGTCGATGTGATCGGACATTCCTACGGCGCGATGATTGCGTTGGCCTTTGCGCTGCATCGACCTGATCGTCTCGGCAAACTTGTTCTGCTCGACCCTAATTCGAGTTTCTCCGGCATGAAGGCGGGCTACCTTCTGCGTGCGCTTCCGCTGTTGCTCTCCCCGTCGCGAGCACGCCGACGGCGACTGTTGGAATGGGAGACAGGCGAGTTGAGTATCGACTCCGACTGGCTGTCTCTTGTGGAAGTGGGCACTTCGGATCTACCGCGACCCGATCTCGTAGTGCCTCGACGTCCTTCGAAGGAGGCCTTGAGCGCACTGGATGTCGAGTTGCTGGTGGTCCTCGCACAAGACGGACGGGTGCATGATGCGGAAATCGTGTCGAAGTCAGTGCGGGAGAGGGTTCCCGCAGCGCGTGTCGAGGTGCTGAAAGATTCTTCGCATCACAGCATTCCGATGGTTCCCGCCGATGAAATCAACCGGGTGCTCGTCGACTTCTTGGAGGGCTAG
- a CDS encoding MarR family winged helix-turn-helix transcriptional regulator: MSVGDAEDEAMAIVHSLRALTVDLNVAVSGFANKYKMHSTDVRALICLLDAERSDTPATPGWLGAQLGINSASVTALVDRMVKAGHVARERDSADRRRVLLQVTPTAAALGESYFGPLISRAVSTLGNYTATERATIASFIAAMRTDVERTRVDREPSL; this comes from the coding sequence TTGAGCGTCGGCGATGCAGAAGACGAAGCGATGGCGATCGTCCACTCGCTTCGCGCACTTACCGTCGACTTGAACGTGGCGGTTTCCGGCTTTGCGAACAAGTACAAAATGCACTCCACCGACGTGCGCGCGTTGATCTGCCTTCTCGATGCCGAGCGCTCGGACACACCGGCGACACCAGGCTGGCTCGGCGCACAGCTGGGTATCAACTCGGCGTCGGTGACCGCGCTCGTCGACCGGATGGTCAAAGCGGGCCACGTAGCTCGGGAGCGAGACTCAGCAGACCGCAGGCGGGTGCTCTTGCAGGTCACACCAACCGCAGCCGCACTCGGCGAGAGTTACTTCGGCCCACTCATTTCACGGGCGGTGAGCACCCTCGGCAATTACACCGCCACAGAGCGAGCCACCATCGCGAGTTTCATCGCCGCGATGCGAACGGACGTGGAGCGGACTCGAGTCGATAGGGAGCCCTCCCTGTGA
- a CDS encoding 5-oxoprolinase subunit B family protein produces the protein MTRILPAGEGALLVDFDSEAGVLAFTEALTRNTPVGVEDFLPAARTVLVTCTPAADLTYVRKRLNDLEQTDSAATTDEHSETDALTIAVRYDGPDLDDVAQSLGMSRSEVVAAHTGAMWRCAFIGFAPGFAYLTSGDTRLDVPRRTQSRTAVPAGSVALAAGYSAVYPRASPGGWQIIGSTDAVMWDLNATPPATVQPGRRVRFVNEEQR, from the coding sequence GTGACTCGCATACTTCCCGCGGGAGAAGGCGCATTGCTCGTGGACTTCGATTCCGAAGCTGGCGTTCTCGCGTTCACCGAAGCACTGACGCGTAACACCCCGGTCGGGGTCGAAGACTTCCTCCCCGCAGCTCGCACGGTCCTGGTCACGTGCACCCCGGCGGCAGATCTCACGTACGTCCGGAAGCGCTTGAACGATCTCGAGCAGACCGATTCTGCCGCGACCACAGACGAGCATTCCGAGACGGATGCACTCACCATCGCCGTCAGGTACGACGGGCCCGACCTCGACGACGTCGCACAGTCACTTGGTATGAGCCGATCCGAGGTGGTTGCGGCCCACACCGGGGCAATGTGGCGTTGCGCCTTCATCGGATTCGCACCCGGCTTCGCCTACCTGACTTCAGGCGACACTCGGCTCGACGTTCCGCGTCGAACGCAATCACGAACCGCTGTGCCTGCCGGTTCCGTCGCCCTGGCCGCTGGATACAGCGCGGTCTACCCGCGGGCATCGCCGGGTGGCTGGCAGATCATCGGGAGCACCGATGCCGTGATGTGGGATCTGAACGCCACACCACCGGCCACCGTTCAGCCCGGCAGACGCGTGCGCTTCGTGAACGAGGAACAACGATGA
- a CDS encoding biotin-dependent carboxyltransferase family protein has product MNGLEILDTGPLSLIQDLGRIGHLRSGVGVSGAADRRSLRLGNRLVGNNEGAAGVEVLLGGLSLRAQQPTTIAFTGAPAQAYRDGIPVGHSSVIDLRAGQTVRLDYAPSGLRTYLTVRGGIVVPEILGSRSTDTMSGIGPAPLEPGVFLPIGPSPTTFSAVDLAPVPPMANETLAIRVVFGPRADRFTNPETLLQGRWAISTDSDRIGARVDRVGADELLRRTDDTELPTEGVALGSIQVPPSGQPVVFLADHPITGGYPVVGVVADADIDRLGQARPGQHIRFVRA; this is encoded by the coding sequence ATGAACGGCCTCGAGATACTCGACACCGGGCCGCTGAGCCTGATCCAGGACCTCGGACGGATAGGTCATCTTCGCTCGGGTGTCGGGGTTTCCGGTGCGGCGGACAGGCGATCTCTCAGGCTTGGCAATCGGCTCGTCGGCAACAACGAGGGCGCAGCCGGTGTCGAGGTCCTCCTGGGTGGGCTGAGTCTTCGGGCGCAGCAACCGACAACGATCGCGTTCACCGGTGCGCCTGCACAGGCCTACCGCGACGGCATTCCGGTCGGGCATTCGAGCGTGATCGATCTGCGGGCTGGGCAGACCGTCCGCCTGGACTACGCACCGAGTGGACTGCGGACGTATCTGACCGTCCGAGGCGGCATTGTGGTTCCCGAGATCCTGGGATCGCGCAGCACCGACACGATGTCCGGGATCGGTCCGGCGCCTCTCGAGCCTGGTGTTTTTCTCCCGATCGGGCCATCGCCGACCACGTTCTCAGCCGTCGACCTCGCACCGGTGCCGCCGATGGCAAACGAGACTCTCGCCATTCGAGTGGTGTTCGGTCCTCGCGCAGATCGATTCACCAACCCCGAAACACTCCTCCAGGGCCGATGGGCGATCTCGACCGACTCGGACCGAATCGGCGCACGCGTCGATCGCGTCGGCGCCGACGAACTACTTCGAAGAACAGACGACACCGAACTGCCCACCGAAGGCGTGGCACTCGGATCGATCCAGGTCCCACCCAGCGGCCAACCTGTCGTGTTCCTCGCCGATCACCCCATCACCGGCGGCTATCCGGTGGTGGGAGTGGTCGCGGACGCAGATATCGACCGACTCGGCCAAGCCCGCCCGGGTCAACACATCCGGTTCGTCAGGGCCTGA
- a CDS encoding bifunctional 3'-5' exonuclease/DNA polymerase: protein MRVVLVPGSTTSTGAVTATVLRTDPAGTPLADPVEYPDLIAAVRTIEEAEHPRWVWPSTATVYPPLLRAGVRVQRCHDISLTRAILGMRAGKPSPPAEEFDDDRLGLFDTAPVLDPLAVVTEFAEQRATIGADARLDLLIAAESAGALSAAEMTHTGLPFSTQKHRELLEERLGPRPTGYDLPARMQELAAQISEVFGRTVNPSSSVEITEAFGRQGIELPSTRKWFLQEIDHPAVPLLLRHRELAKLYSTNGWQWMDSWVRGDRFRPIYVPGGVVSGRWASRGGGALQIPKTMRSSVVADPGHVFVVADAGQLEPRILAAMSGDRRMMAAAGDDDLYALVGAEAFGGDRAKAKVAILGVLYGATAGEAKALLVLLRKRFPVAVEYVEQAAKAGERGEVVKSLLGRACPPPSPDFYSHGDAHARGRFTRNFVVQATASEWALCLLADLRRRLAEDPDGELVFFQHDEVVVHTRNPESGAAHVLAAAASATRLLFGDTVVRFPMDVAARETYGKGTS from the coding sequence GTGCGAGTTGTCCTGGTCCCCGGTAGTACGACGTCCACGGGAGCTGTGACGGCAACTGTCCTACGGACCGATCCCGCTGGAACGCCGCTCGCCGATCCCGTCGAATACCCCGACCTGATCGCAGCGGTACGCACCATCGAGGAAGCCGAGCACCCGCGGTGGGTGTGGCCGAGTACGGCGACCGTGTACCCACCTCTACTGCGGGCAGGCGTACGGGTTCAGCGGTGCCACGACATCTCCCTGACCCGCGCGATACTCGGAATGCGCGCCGGCAAACCGTCACCGCCCGCCGAGGAGTTCGACGACGATCGACTCGGACTCTTCGACACTGCACCCGTTCTCGATCCCCTCGCCGTCGTCACCGAATTCGCCGAGCAGCGCGCAACCATCGGCGCGGACGCTCGACTGGACTTGTTGATCGCAGCAGAATCGGCCGGCGCTCTCAGCGCCGCCGAGATGACGCACACGGGCCTTCCGTTCTCGACGCAGAAGCATCGCGAACTCCTCGAAGAACGGCTGGGGCCGCGGCCGACGGGATACGACCTCCCCGCTCGTATGCAGGAACTTGCCGCACAGATCAGTGAGGTCTTCGGGCGCACCGTCAATCCTTCGTCTTCGGTGGAGATCACCGAGGCGTTCGGTCGTCAGGGCATCGAACTTCCGTCGACGCGCAAGTGGTTTCTGCAGGAGATCGATCATCCGGCTGTGCCGCTACTCCTTCGTCATCGCGAACTCGCCAAGCTGTACAGCACCAACGGGTGGCAGTGGATGGACAGTTGGGTGCGGGGAGATCGATTCCGTCCGATCTACGTTCCTGGTGGTGTCGTGTCCGGCAGGTGGGCGAGTCGAGGCGGCGGGGCCCTCCAGATTCCGAAGACCATGCGCTCGAGCGTCGTCGCCGATCCGGGCCACGTGTTCGTCGTCGCCGACGCCGGTCAGCTCGAGCCCCGAATTCTGGCCGCCATGTCCGGCGACCGCCGCATGATGGCCGCCGCCGGCGACGACGATCTGTACGCACTTGTCGGTGCAGAAGCCTTCGGCGGGGATCGCGCAAAAGCCAAGGTCGCAATCCTCGGAGTCCTGTACGGGGCGACGGCGGGTGAAGCCAAAGCACTGCTCGTCTTGTTGCGGAAGCGATTCCCGGTCGCCGTCGAGTACGTCGAGCAAGCTGCCAAGGCAGGTGAGCGCGGCGAGGTGGTGAAGTCACTGCTCGGCCGGGCCTGTCCCCCACCGTCTCCCGACTTCTACTCCCACGGCGACGCTCATGCCCGCGGTCGTTTCACGCGAAACTTCGTCGTTCAGGCCACTGCGTCCGAGTGGGCGTTGTGCCTGCTCGCCGACCTCAGGCGCCGCCTCGCCGAAGATCCGGACGGCGAGTTGGTCTTCTTCCAGCACGACGAAGTGGTCGTGCATACCCGAAACCCCGAGTCAGGTGCCGCCCACGTGCTGGCCGCCGCGGCTTCGGCAACTCGATTGTTGTTCGGCGACACAGTCGTTCGTTTTCCTATGGACGTCGCAGCCCGCGAGACTTACGGCAAAGGCACTTCGTAG
- a CDS encoding MMPL family transporter produces the protein MTKLDTTDAERNERGTVKRLRVPIFTVIALAIFAFVAGGFGGSFQGKLAEVQKNDNASYLPSSAESTIVSNQSANFLAVETIPGFVLFHRDSALTEADKSAINSAYGAIAGISGVDADGMQPTQYSADGTTASIFVPLVAKDGDTSVAGDVLATTEQNVIDAAKQAAGDVEVLPAGPGGLLVAFIDAFAGLDGALLGAALLVVILILLVVYRSPVLWFFPLFSALLAIGLSSMVIYFLAKAELLTLTGQSQGILFVLVIGAGTDYALLLISRYREELHTYPNRFDAMIKAWRESAPAITASAVTVILGLLCLTFSQLNSNKSLGPVAAIGIACTYLVMMTFMPVALAATGRWVFWPRKPKVDHAADLTTHGMWGKIAEAVGSKDRPLWIGATVLLIILFAAGIGSLKTDGLTSTESFTNRPDAVVGQELYDSKFDPGAGAPAVITANADQADAVIKAASGVEGISQDPGAVCTQVDVAKVSDLIKTNPAAVAQAAAAGCAPAAFTVAPIDGRTMINATLADSYDSPQALETVKRLRTAVHDVPGADALVGGSTATTLDVQAASVRDRNLIIPIVLVVIFLVLAALLRALLIPVILIVTVVLSFAATLGVSGFFFTHVFGFAGADQSFPLFAFVFLVALGIDYNIFLMTRVREETGEFGTRAGVLRGLAVTGGVITSAGIVLAATFAVLGILPLVFLAEIGFAVAFGVLLDTIIVRSVLVPALSHDIGKRIWWPSELARAKD, from the coding sequence ATGACCAAGCTGGATACAACTGATGCAGAACGGAACGAGCGCGGAACGGTCAAACGCCTTCGCGTGCCGATCTTCACCGTGATCGCGCTTGCAATCTTTGCCTTCGTCGCAGGCGGATTCGGCGGTTCTTTCCAGGGCAAACTCGCCGAGGTTCAGAAGAACGACAACGCCTCGTACCTGCCGAGTTCCGCAGAATCGACGATCGTCAGCAATCAATCCGCGAACTTCCTCGCAGTCGAGACGATCCCTGGTTTTGTTCTGTTCCATCGAGATTCGGCCCTCACCGAGGCGGACAAATCTGCAATCAACTCGGCGTACGGCGCCATTGCCGGCATCTCCGGGGTAGACGCCGACGGAATGCAACCCACTCAGTACTCCGCCGACGGCACAACTGCGTCGATCTTCGTGCCACTCGTCGCCAAGGACGGAGACACATCCGTGGCAGGCGATGTCCTAGCGACCACCGAGCAGAACGTCATCGACGCAGCAAAACAAGCAGCTGGTGATGTCGAGGTACTCCCAGCCGGGCCAGGTGGGCTACTCGTTGCGTTCATCGACGCCTTTGCCGGTCTGGACGGAGCGCTCCTTGGCGCGGCACTCCTGGTCGTGATCCTCATCCTGCTTGTCGTGTACCGATCGCCGGTGTTGTGGTTCTTCCCGCTGTTCTCCGCGCTCCTCGCCATCGGCTTGTCGTCGATGGTGATCTATTTCCTCGCGAAAGCCGAATTACTCACTCTGACCGGACAATCTCAAGGCATCCTTTTCGTGTTGGTGATCGGTGCCGGTACCGACTACGCCCTACTCTTGATCTCTCGCTATCGCGAAGAACTGCACACGTATCCCAACCGCTTCGACGCGATGATCAAGGCCTGGCGCGAGTCTGCGCCGGCCATCACCGCTTCGGCTGTCACCGTGATTCTCGGTCTGCTTTGCCTGACGTTCTCTCAACTCAACTCCAACAAGAGCCTCGGACCCGTCGCCGCCATCGGGATCGCCTGCACCTATCTGGTGATGATGACGTTCATGCCGGTCGCTCTGGCCGCCACCGGACGGTGGGTCTTCTGGCCGCGCAAGCCCAAGGTCGATCACGCCGCAGACCTTACGACGCACGGGATGTGGGGCAAGATCGCCGAGGCCGTCGGTAGCAAGGACCGCCCACTGTGGATCGGCGCCACAGTGTTGTTGATCATCCTGTTCGCGGCCGGGATCGGCAGTCTCAAAACCGATGGCCTGACATCCACCGAAAGCTTCACCAATCGTCCCGACGCCGTTGTCGGACAAGAACTCTACGACTCGAAGTTCGATCCCGGAGCCGGCGCACCGGCCGTGATCACCGCAAACGCCGACCAGGCCGACGCCGTCATCAAAGCAGCCAGCGGCGTCGAAGGTATCTCGCAGGATCCCGGCGCCGTCTGCACCCAGGTGGACGTCGCGAAGGTCAGCGATTTGATCAAGACCAACCCCGCTGCCGTCGCACAAGCCGCCGCTGCGGGTTGCGCCCCTGCGGCTTTCACCGTTGCACCGATCGACGGCCGAACCATGATCAATGCAACCCTCGCCGACTCCTACGATTCGCCGCAGGCACTCGAAACTGTCAAGCGACTGCGGACTGCCGTCCACGACGTGCCCGGCGCCGACGCGCTCGTCGGCGGCAGCACGGCCACCACCCTTGATGTCCAGGCGGCCTCGGTCCGCGACAGAAACCTGATCATCCCGATCGTGCTGGTGGTGATCTTCCTGGTTCTGGCCGCTTTGCTCCGTGCTCTGCTGATCCCGGTGATTCTCATTGTCACCGTGGTGCTTTCCTTCGCCGCGACCCTCGGTGTGAGCGGATTCTTCTTCACACACGTATTCGGGTTCGCCGGGGCGGATCAATCGTTCCCGCTGTTCGCCTTCGTCTTCCTCGTCGCGCTGGGTATCGACTACAACATCTTCCTGATGACCAGAGTCCGGGAGGAGACCGGAGAATTCGGCACCCGTGCAGGTGTACTGCGCGGTCTTGCGGTGACGGGCGGCGTGATCACGTCAGCCGGAATCGTCTTGGCCGCAACGTTTGCCGTACTGGGAATCCTGCCACTGGTCTTCCTCGCCGAGATCGGATTTGCCGTGGCCTTCGGCGTGCTGCTCGATACGATCATCGTGCGCAGCGTCCTGGTGCCGGCACTCTCTCACGACATCGGGAAACGTATTTGGTGGCCGTCCGAACTGGCCCGCGCGAAAGACTGA
- a CDS encoding DNA-3-methyladenine glycosylase family protein, translated as MSAVTLRFQAPYAVEPLTGALRAHCVAGLERHDDGVHTRVVPLPSGPVVVSVSWTDDGVVVDSDVPVTDSAVLEVIVRRWLDLDADHTAAEAAFGSDELLAPLVAARPGLRVLGSVDGFETAVLTVLGQQVSLGAARTFGGRFVSAFGAPVQGDFLAFPDPDMVAAQSTEGIQKAVGLTTARARTVHTLATAAANGLDLSWNADPVQFRRELLALKGIGPWTADYLTVRILGDRDAFVPDDLVLKRALGVSTAKEATALSERWRPWRAYALFHLWTKEAFL; from the coding sequence GTGAGCGCAGTGACGCTGCGCTTTCAGGCGCCCTATGCAGTCGAACCGCTCACCGGTGCCCTGCGGGCTCACTGCGTCGCAGGCCTCGAGCGTCACGACGACGGTGTTCACACCAGAGTCGTACCGTTGCCTTCCGGACCCGTTGTCGTGTCGGTGTCGTGGACCGACGACGGTGTCGTCGTGGATTCCGATGTGCCGGTAACGGATTCCGCAGTTCTGGAGGTGATCGTGCGCCGTTGGCTCGACCTCGACGCCGATCACACTGCTGCCGAAGCGGCGTTCGGTAGTGATGAGTTGTTGGCCCCACTTGTTGCCGCCCGTCCAGGATTGCGTGTGCTCGGTTCGGTGGACGGGTTCGAGACCGCAGTGCTCACCGTTCTGGGACAACAGGTTTCGCTCGGCGCGGCGAGGACGTTCGGTGGTCGTTTTGTCAGCGCATTCGGAGCGCCAGTGCAAGGGGATTTTCTTGCCTTCCCTGATCCGGACATGGTTGCAGCGCAATCAACCGAGGGCATACAGAAAGCCGTCGGATTGACCACAGCGCGCGCAAGAACAGTGCACACGCTGGCAACTGCGGCAGCGAACGGCCTCGATCTCTCCTGGAATGCGGATCCTGTCCAATTTCGTCGAGAGCTGTTGGCGCTAAAGGGAATCGGACCGTGGACCGCTGACTATCTCACCGTCCGGATTCTCGGTGATCGCGACGCATTCGTACCCGATGATCTGGTGTTGAAACGTGCGCTGGGGGTCTCGACGGCCAAAGAAGCCACAGCGTTGTCCGAGCGCTGGCGACCCTGGCGAGCCTACGCGCTCTTTCATCTGTGGACCAAGGAAGCGTTTCTGTAG
- a CDS encoding methylated-DNA--[protein]-cysteine S-methyltransferase, with protein MSNDVFEALPAVDADAMIRLRARLAAQASEAELIDVAYRTVDSPVGKLLLAATDVGLVRVAFAVEGHDLVLERLADTVSPRVLHYPRRLDTVARELDEYFAGARREFDLRLDFQLAKGFRREVLRHLPEIEYGHTASYSVVAAASGSPRAVRAVGTACAKNPLPLVVPCHRVVRSDGSLGQYAGGPELKAILLDLEAGR; from the coding sequence ATGAGTAACGATGTGTTCGAGGCACTTCCAGCCGTTGACGCCGACGCCATGATCCGCCTACGGGCGCGCCTGGCTGCGCAGGCGTCCGAAGCCGAATTGATCGACGTGGCATATCGAACCGTCGATTCGCCGGTCGGAAAGCTGCTGCTGGCGGCAACTGATGTCGGCCTGGTGCGGGTTGCCTTTGCCGTCGAAGGGCACGACCTCGTTCTGGAACGATTGGCGGACACCGTCAGCCCTCGTGTGCTTCATTACCCGCGCAGGCTGGACACTGTCGCTCGCGAGTTGGACGAGTACTTTGCCGGTGCGCGTCGAGAATTCGATCTGCGCTTGGATTTCCAACTCGCGAAAGGGTTTCGACGCGAAGTGTTGCGTCATCTTCCCGAGATCGAATACGGCCACACTGCAAGCTATTCGGTGGTCGCGGCAGCGTCGGGAAGCCCACGTGCGGTGCGTGCCGTAGGGACCGCATGTGCAAAGAACCCGCTGCCGTTGGTGGTCCCGTGTCACCGGGTGGTGCGCAGCGACGGCAGCCTCGGGCAGTACGCGGGTGGCCCCGAACTGAAAGCGATTCTGCTGGATCTGGAAGCCGGCCGGTGA
- a CDS encoding RNA polymerase sigma factor: MSSSDALGSQFGDRERLPVVTLKPFEDVVTEYGAVVLRVCRAVVGPVDAEDAWSETFIAAMRAYPDLNPDANIEAWLVTIAHRKAIDITRVRARVAVPTDDVPELPTRIGVPGTWDHELWDALEQLPLKQRAAVAYHFLGGLPYAEIADILGNTPAAARRAGADGIATLRRTYLSATAAEGSHS, translated from the coding sequence ATGTCCTCTTCTGATGCGCTCGGCTCACAATTCGGTGATCGGGAACGTCTACCGGTCGTGACACTCAAACCGTTCGAAGACGTCGTGACCGAATACGGTGCAGTGGTCCTCCGTGTCTGCCGCGCGGTGGTCGGGCCCGTCGACGCCGAGGACGCGTGGTCCGAGACGTTCATCGCGGCGATGCGGGCATACCCGGATCTGAACCCGGACGCGAACATCGAAGCCTGGCTGGTCACCATCGCGCACCGCAAGGCGATCGACATCACCCGAGTGCGTGCCCGCGTGGCGGTGCCGACAGACGACGTTCCGGAGTTGCCGACGCGAATCGGCGTGCCGGGCACGTGGGATCACGAACTCTGGGACGCACTCGAACAACTACCACTCAAACAACGTGCGGCGGTCGCCTATCACTTTCTGGGTGGGCTGCCGTACGCAGAGATCGCGGACATCCTCGGCAACACGCCGGCAGCCGCCAGACGCGCGGGTGCGGACGGTATCGCCACCCTACGAAGAACCTACTTGTCCGCTACCGCTGCGGAAGGGAGTCACTCATGA
- a CDS encoding methylated-DNA--[protein]-cysteine S-methyltransferase produces the protein MTAIRTHTVIDSPIGALTLVAAGDDLCGLYMAEHRHKPDESTFGDRSSAVFGEVESQLTEYFEGDRTEFSVPLAPVGTEFQKRVWDTLRTIPYGETWTYMELAQTLGNPLAIRAAAAANGKNPISIIVPCHRVVGSDGSLTGFAGGLERKRFLLDREHGGESDVLF, from the coding sequence ATGACGGCTATCCGTACGCACACTGTGATCGACTCGCCGATCGGAGCGTTGACGCTGGTAGCAGCAGGTGACGACCTCTGCGGTCTGTACATGGCGGAGCATCGCCACAAGCCGGACGAGTCCACGTTCGGTGATCGTTCCTCGGCGGTCTTCGGTGAAGTCGAATCGCAGCTCACCGAGTACTTCGAGGGTGATCGCACGGAGTTCTCCGTGCCGCTGGCGCCCGTGGGTACCGAGTTCCAGAAGCGGGTGTGGGACACCTTGCGAACGATCCCGTACGGCGAAACCTGGACCTACATGGAGCTCGCGCAAACTTTGGGTAACCCGCTTGCGATCCGTGCTGCCGCCGCGGCAAACGGCAAGAATCCGATCAGCATCATCGTTCCCTGTCATCGCGTGGTCGGTAGCGACGGAAGTCTGACCGGTTTCGCCGGCGGCCTCGAACGTAAGCGGTTCCTGCTCGACCGCGAGCACGGCGGCGAATCGGATGTCCTCTTCTGA
- a CDS encoding SDR family NAD(P)-dependent oxidoreductase, whose translation MTRSALVTGASKGIGLGIATRLASQGYGLTITARDTERLAVVAEELTRAGSPDVVVSAGDMADENFAAALVATHNERFGSMRALVLNAGVGTSGRVADYPMRRFDKTVAVNLRTPFALLQASLPLLRTAADADLAGGAKVIALASMAGVYAESGLAVYGATKAALISMVEALNAEESGNGVSATAIAPGYVDTDMSAWTHDRITPDTMIKVDDIVELVDGLLKLSSRAVVPKVVMARAGTNGYSA comes from the coding sequence ATGACTCGATCAGCACTGGTCACCGGCGCCTCCAAGGGAATCGGGCTCGGCATCGCAACACGCTTGGCTTCGCAAGGGTACGGGCTGACCATCACGGCGCGTGATACCGAGCGGCTCGCCGTGGTCGCCGAAGAACTTACGCGCGCCGGATCGCCGGACGTCGTCGTCTCGGCCGGCGACATGGCGGACGAGAACTTCGCCGCAGCACTCGTCGCCACACACAATGAGCGATTCGGCTCCATGAGGGCTCTCGTCCTCAACGCCGGAGTGGGAACCAGTGGGCGAGTGGCGGATTACCCGATGCGACGTTTCGACAAGACCGTTGCCGTCAATCTCCGGACACCGTTCGCGCTATTGCAAGCGTCGCTGCCGCTCCTGCGTACAGCGGCGGACGCGGACCTTGCCGGCGGAGCGAAGGTGATCGCTCTCGCCTCGATGGCCGGTGTGTATGCCGAGAGCGGCCTGGCCGTCTACGGAGCCACCAAAGCTGCGCTGATTTCGATGGTCGAGGCACTCAACGCCGAGGAATCCGGAAACGGCGTCAGTGCGACGGCCATCGCTCCCGGTTACGTCGACACCGACATGTCGGCATGGACACACGATCGGATCACACCGGACACCATGATCAAGGTCGACGACATCGTGGAGTTGGTGGACGGTCTGCTCAAGCTCTCGTCTCGAGCGGTCGTTCCGAAGGTCGTCATGGCGCGGGCCGGGACCAACGGCTACTCCGCCTGA